A window from Pseudomonas frederiksbergensis encodes these proteins:
- a CDS encoding cytochrome ubiquinol oxidase subunit I, producing MFGLEALDLARIQFAFTISFHIIFPAITIGLASYLAVLEGLWLKTHNDTYRDLYHFWSKIFAVNFGMGVVSGLVMAYQFGTNWSRFSDFAGSVTGPLLTYEVLTAFFLEAGFLGVMLFGWNKVGRNLHFFSTVMVAIGTLISTFWILASNSWMQTPQGYEIVNGQVIPVDWLAVIFNPSFPYRLMHMATAAFVATAFFVGSSAAWHLLRGKDNPAIRTMLSMAMWMALIVAPIQAVIGDFHGLNTLKHQPAKIAAIEGHWENHGDEPTPLILFGWPDMKEERTKFAVEIPYLGSLILTHSLDKQVPALKEFPPEDRPNSTIVFWSFRIMVGLGMLMIFTGLWSLWLRKRDKLYTSRPFLYLALWMGPSGLIAILAGWFTTEIGRQPWVIYGLMRTADASSNHSFMQMSITLIMFVVVYFALFGAGLGYMMRLVRKGPKIDEGKETNEGGPGKKRTPARPLSAADDNGDSDHSPSLTKEI from the coding sequence ATGTTCGGTTTGGAGGCACTTGATCTCGCCCGGATTCAGTTCGCATTCACCATTTCGTTTCACATTATATTTCCCGCTATCACCATTGGCCTGGCGAGTTACCTGGCGGTGCTCGAAGGTCTGTGGCTGAAAACCCATAACGACACGTACCGCGATCTGTACCACTTCTGGTCGAAGATCTTTGCGGTCAACTTCGGTATGGGCGTGGTCTCCGGCCTTGTCATGGCCTATCAGTTCGGCACCAACTGGAGCCGCTTCTCGGACTTCGCCGGTTCCGTGACCGGGCCACTGCTGACGTACGAAGTACTCACCGCGTTCTTCCTCGAAGCCGGTTTCCTCGGCGTCATGCTGTTCGGCTGGAACAAGGTCGGGCGCAATCTGCACTTCTTCTCCACGGTCATGGTCGCTATCGGCACACTGATCTCGACTTTCTGGATTCTCGCTTCCAACAGCTGGATGCAGACGCCGCAAGGCTACGAGATCGTCAATGGCCAGGTCATTCCAGTGGACTGGCTGGCGGTGATCTTCAACCCGTCGTTCCCGTACCGCCTGATGCACATGGCCACGGCAGCGTTCGTCGCGACCGCTTTCTTCGTCGGATCCTCGGCGGCCTGGCATTTGCTGCGCGGCAAGGACAACCCGGCGATCCGCACCATGCTGTCGATGGCCATGTGGATGGCCTTGATCGTGGCGCCGATTCAGGCGGTCATCGGTGACTTCCACGGCCTCAACACGCTCAAGCATCAGCCAGCGAAAATCGCCGCGATCGAAGGTCACTGGGAAAACCACGGCGATGAGCCGACCCCGCTGATTCTGTTCGGCTGGCCGGACATGAAAGAAGAACGGACCAAATTCGCAGTAGAGATCCCGTACCTGGGCAGCCTGATCCTCACGCACTCGCTGGACAAACAGGTCCCGGCGCTCAAGGAGTTCCCGCCGGAAGACCGGCCGAATTCGACCATCGTGTTCTGGTCGTTCCGGATCATGGTGGGGCTGGGCATGCTGATGATCTTCACCGGTCTGTGGAGCCTGTGGCTGCGTAAACGCGACAAGCTCTATACCTCGCGACCGTTCCTGTACCTGGCGTTGTGGATGGGGCCGTCCGGCCTGATCGCGATCCTCGCCGGTTGGTTCACCACTGAAATCGGCCGTCAGCCGTGGGTGATCTACGGTCTGATGCGCACGGCAGATGCGTCCTCCAATCACAGCTTCATGCAGATGAGCATCACGTTGATCATGTTCGTCGTGGTCTATTTCGCGCTGTTCGGTGCGGGTCTGGGTTACATGATGCGCCTGGTGCGCAAAGGGCCGAAGATCGACGAAGGCAAGGAAACCAACGAGGGTGGTCCTGGCAAGAAACGCACGCCGGCCCGTCCGCTTTCGGCCGCCGATGACAACGGTGACAGCGACCACAGCCCCAGCCTGACCAAGGAGATTTGA
- a CDS encoding ferredoxin--NADP reductase: MTASAEKFTRQTLLDVQSLSPSLFTLRTTRDPGFRFRAGQFARLGVTKADGSTVWRAYSMVSSPYDEFLEFFSIVVPGGEFTSELSRLGVGDTLLVERQAFGYLTLDRFVDGRDLWLLSTGTGLAPFLSILQDFEVWEKFERIILVYSVREARELAYQDLVSGLAQRDYLAEFAHKLQFITTVTREQHHGALSGRITALIENGELERAAGVALTAEHSRVMLCGNPQMIDDTRKLLKQRHMHLSLSRRPGQVAVENYW; encoded by the coding sequence ATGACCGCCAGCGCAGAAAAGTTCACGCGCCAGACTTTGCTCGACGTCCAGTCGCTGAGCCCCAGTCTGTTCACCCTGCGGACCACACGGGATCCGGGTTTTCGTTTTCGTGCAGGGCAATTCGCCCGGCTGGGCGTTACCAAGGCTGACGGCAGCACCGTATGGCGCGCCTATTCCATGGTGTCGTCGCCCTATGACGAGTTCCTCGAATTCTTTTCCATTGTGGTGCCAGGGGGGGAGTTCACCAGTGAGCTGAGTCGGCTGGGAGTCGGCGATACGCTGCTGGTCGAGCGTCAGGCCTTTGGTTACTTGACGCTGGATCGCTTTGTCGACGGCCGTGATCTCTGGCTGTTATCCACAGGCACCGGCCTGGCGCCGTTTCTGTCGATCCTGCAGGACTTCGAGGTCTGGGAGAAATTCGAACGAATCATTCTGGTCTACAGCGTGCGCGAAGCCCGGGAACTGGCGTACCAAGACCTCGTCAGCGGCTTGGCCCAGCGCGACTATTTAGCGGAGTTTGCGCACAAGCTGCAATTCATCACCACGGTCACGCGCGAGCAGCATCATGGCGCTCTGAGTGGGCGGATCACTGCGCTGATCGAAAATGGCGAGCTGGAGCGGGCGGCAGGCGTGGCGCTGACGGCCGAGCACTCAAGGGTCATGCTGTGCGGCAACCCGCAGATGATCGATGACACGCGCAAATTGCTCAAACAGCGCCACATGCACTTGAGCCTCAGTCGCCGGCCCGGGCAAGTGGCGGTGGAAAACTACTGGTAA
- a CDS encoding PilZ domain-containing protein, with protein sequence MSEHPADRRRFKRIAFDARTELSQGEFIWPVKLIDLSLKGLLIEKPEPWLGNRDWHFLVDIHLNEDVAIKMDVQLTHDDHGQLGFVCKHISLESIERLRRLVELNLGDPEELERELGALIEI encoded by the coding sequence ATGAGCGAGCACCCTGCCGATCGCCGCCGCTTCAAACGTATTGCGTTCGATGCCCGAACCGAGCTAAGCCAAGGGGAATTCATCTGGCCGGTGAAGTTGATCGACCTGTCATTGAAGGGACTGTTGATCGAAAAGCCCGAACCGTGGCTGGGAAATCGTGACTGGCATTTTCTGGTCGATATTCATCTCAACGAGGACGTCGCCATCAAGATGGATGTGCAACTGACCCACGATGATCATGGTCAGCTCGGGTTTGTCTGCAAACACATCAGCCTGGAATCCATCGAGCGCCTGCGGCGGTTGGTTGAGCTCAACCTGGGCGATCCTGAGGAACTGGAGCGCGAATTGGGCGCCTTGATCGAAATCTGA
- the cydB gene encoding cytochrome d ubiquinol oxidase subunit II → MGIDLPLIWAVIIIFGIMMYVVMDGFDLGIGILFPFIPGKTDRDVMMNTVAPVWDGNETWLVLGGAALFGAFPLAYSVVLSALYLPLIFMLIGLIFRGVAFEFRFKAKDDKRHLWDKAFIGGSVAATFFQGVALGAFIDGLPVVNRQFAGGSLDWLTPFTMFCGVALVVAYALLGCTWLIMKTEGKLQEQMHDLARPLAFVVLAVIGVVSIWTPLAHAEIAARWFTLPNLFWFLPVPILVLVTMYGLIRAVARNAHYTPFLLTLVLIFLGYSGLGISLWPNIVPPSISIWDAAAPPQSQGFMLVGTLFIIPFILGYTFWSYYVFRGKVTHEDGYH, encoded by the coding sequence ATGGGTATTGATCTTCCGCTGATCTGGGCCGTGATCATCATCTTCGGCATCATGATGTACGTGGTCATGGACGGTTTCGATTTGGGGATCGGGATTCTCTTCCCGTTCATTCCGGGCAAGACCGATCGTGACGTGATGATGAACACCGTCGCCCCGGTATGGGACGGTAACGAGACCTGGCTGGTGCTGGGCGGCGCCGCGTTATTCGGGGCCTTCCCGCTGGCCTATTCGGTGGTGCTTTCGGCGTTGTACCTGCCGCTGATTTTCATGCTGATCGGGCTGATCTTTCGCGGCGTGGCCTTCGAGTTCCGCTTCAAGGCCAAGGACGACAAGCGCCATCTCTGGGACAAGGCGTTCATCGGTGGTTCGGTCGCCGCCACCTTTTTCCAGGGCGTGGCGTTGGGTGCGTTCATTGATGGGTTGCCGGTGGTCAATCGCCAATTTGCCGGTGGCTCACTGGACTGGTTGACACCGTTCACGATGTTCTGCGGTGTGGCGCTGGTGGTGGCTTACGCGCTGCTCGGTTGCACCTGGCTGATCATGAAAACCGAAGGCAAGTTGCAGGAGCAGATGCATGACCTGGCTCGGCCGCTGGCTTTCGTGGTGTTGGCGGTGATCGGTGTCGTCAGCATCTGGACTCCGCTGGCCCATGCCGAGATTGCCGCTCGCTGGTTCACCCTGCCGAACCTGTTCTGGTTCCTGCCGGTGCCGATCCTGGTGCTGGTGACCATGTACGGTCTGATCCGTGCGGTGGCTCGCAATGCGCACTACACGCCATTCCTGCTGACGCTGGTGCTGATCTTCCTCGGCTACAGCGGTCTGGGCATCAGCCTGTGGCCGAACATCGTGCCGCCGTCGATCTCGATCTGGGACGCCGCCGCACCGCCGCAAAGCCAGGGCTTCATGCTGGTGGGCACGCTGTTCATCATCCCGTTTATCCTGGGTTACACCTTCTGGAGCTACTACGTGTTCCGCGGCAAGGTCACCCATGAAGATGGCTATCACTAG
- a CDS encoding carbon starvation CstA family protein, translated as MKNNNSLLRHLPWLLLAIVGACALGVVALRRGEAINALWIVVAAVAIYLVAYRYYSLFIATNVMQLDPRRATPAVLNNDGLDYVPTNKHILFGHHFAAIAGAGPLVGPVLAAQMGYLPGTLWLIAGVVLAGAVQDFMVLFMSTRRNGRSLGDMVREEMGRIPGTIALFGCFLIMIIILAVLALIVVKALAESPWGIFTVMATIPIAMFMGIYMRYIRPGRIGEISIVGVLLLLGSIWLGGQIAADPVWAKAFTFTGVQITWMLVGYGFVAASLPVWLILAPRDYLSTFLKIGTIVALAIGILITMPELKMPALTQFIDGTGPVWKGGLFPFLFITIACGAVSGFHALISSGTTPKLLDNEVNARYIGYGGMLMESFVAIMAMVAASVIEPGVYFAMNSPAAVVGSDVVAVAQTVSSWGFAITPEALQAVARDIGETTILARAGGAPTLAVGIAQILHSVLPGENTMAFWYHFAILFEALFILTAVDAGTRAGRFMLQDLLGSFVPALKRTESWTANLIATAGCVAMWGWLLYQGVIDPLGGINTLWPLFGISNQMLAGIALMLGTVVLIKMKRQRYVWVTMLPAVWLLICTTTAGFIKLFDANPAIGFLSLAKKYSDALANGQILAPAKDITQMQHVIFNAYTNATLTALFLFVVFSILFYALKVGISAWGSKERTDKEAPFQALPDA; from the coding sequence ATGAAAAACAATAATAGCCTGCTACGCCATCTACCCTGGCTGCTGCTGGCAATCGTGGGGGCGTGCGCCCTGGGTGTAGTGGCATTGCGCCGAGGCGAGGCGATCAACGCCTTGTGGATTGTGGTCGCCGCCGTGGCCATCTATCTGGTTGCGTATCGTTACTACAGTTTGTTCATCGCTACCAATGTGATGCAACTCGACCCGCGACGGGCCACCCCCGCCGTGCTCAACAATGACGGTCTGGACTACGTTCCGACCAACAAACACATCCTCTTCGGCCACCACTTCGCGGCCATTGCTGGCGCGGGGCCGCTGGTCGGTCCGGTGCTGGCGGCGCAGATGGGCTACCTGCCCGGTACGCTGTGGCTGATTGCCGGCGTGGTGCTGGCGGGTGCCGTTCAGGACTTCATGGTCCTGTTCATGTCCACCCGCCGCAACGGCCGTTCCCTGGGCGACATGGTCCGTGAGGAAATGGGCCGCATCCCCGGGACCATCGCGCTGTTTGGCTGCTTCCTAATCATGATCATCATCCTCGCGGTGCTGGCCCTGATCGTTGTGAAAGCTTTGGCCGAAAGCCCTTGGGGCATTTTCACGGTGATGGCGACCATTCCGATCGCGATGTTCATGGGCATTTACATGCGTTACATCCGCCCGGGCCGCATCGGTGAAATTTCCATCGTCGGTGTGCTGTTGCTGCTGGGGTCGATCTGGCTCGGGGGGCAGATTGCTGCTGATCCGGTCTGGGCCAAGGCGTTCACTTTCACTGGCGTGCAGATTACGTGGATGCTGGTCGGTTACGGGTTCGTGGCCGCCTCGTTACCGGTCTGGCTGATTCTGGCGCCGCGTGACTACCTGTCGACCTTCCTCAAAATCGGCACCATCGTGGCCTTGGCGATCGGCATCCTGATCACCATGCCTGAGCTGAAAATGCCGGCGCTGACCCAGTTTATCGATGGCACCGGCCCGGTATGGAAGGGCGGTCTGTTCCCGTTCCTGTTCATCACCATCGCCTGTGGCGCGGTTTCCGGTTTCCACGCGCTGATCTCCTCCGGCACCACACCGAAGTTACTGGATAACGAGGTCAACGCCCGTTACATCGGTTACGGCGGCATGCTGATGGAATCCTTCGTCGCCATCATGGCCATGGTCGCCGCATCGGTGATCGAGCCGGGCGTGTACTTCGCCATGAACAGCCCGGCGGCAGTCGTCGGCAGTGACGTGGTGGCCGTGGCGCAAACCGTCAGCAGCTGGGGCTTTGCGATTACCCCGGAAGCGCTGCAAGCGGTGGCCAGGGACATTGGTGAAACCACCATCCTGGCCCGTGCCGGCGGTGCGCCGACCCTGGCGGTCGGTATCGCGCAGATCCTGCACAGTGTCCTGCCAGGTGAAAACACCATGGCGTTCTGGTACCACTTCGCGATCCTGTTCGAAGCACTGTTCATCCTGACGGCTGTGGACGCCGGTACTCGTGCCGGGCGTTTCATGCTGCAGGATTTGCTCGGTTCCTTCGTGCCAGCGCTGAAACGCACCGAATCCTGGACCGCTAACCTGATCGCAACCGCCGGTTGCGTGGCGATGTGGGGTTGGTTGCTGTACCAGGGCGTGATCGACCCGCTGGGTGGCATCAACACCTTGTGGCCGCTGTTCGGTATCTCCAACCAGATGCTGGCCGGTATCGCGCTGATGCTCGGCACTGTCGTGCTGATCAAAATGAAACGCCAGCGCTATGTCTGGGTCACCATGCTGCCAGCGGTGTGGCTGCTGATCTGCACCACCACCGCCGGCTTCATCAAGCTGTTCGATGCCAACCCGGCGATCGGCTTCCTGTCGCTGGCCAAGAAGTACAGCGATGCCCTGGCCAACGGTCAGATCCTCGCCCCGGCCAAGGACATTACGCAGATGCAGCACGTGATCTTCAACGCCTACACCAACGCAACGCTGACGGCGCTGTTCCTGTTCGTGGTATTCAGTATCCTGTTCTATGCGCTCAAGGTCGGTATTTCCGCCTGGGGCAGCAAGGAACGTACGGATAAAGAAGCGCCATTCCAGGCTCTGCCGGATGCGTAA
- the mscL gene encoding large-conductance mechanosensitive channel protein MscL yields MGVISEFKAFAVKGNVVDMAVGIIIGAAFGKIVSSFVGDVVMPPIGLLIGGVDFSDLAVTLKAANGDVPAVVLAYGKFIQSLIDFIIVAFAIFMGVKAINRLKREEAVAPTLPPVPTKEEELLEEIRDLLKAQNNRP; encoded by the coding sequence ATGGGCGTGATTAGTGAGTTCAAGGCCTTCGCGGTCAAAGGTAACGTAGTCGACATGGCGGTCGGTATCATCATCGGCGCCGCCTTCGGCAAGATCGTTTCATCGTTCGTCGGCGACGTGGTGATGCCACCCATTGGCCTGCTGATCGGAGGGGTGGACTTCAGTGACCTGGCCGTCACGCTCAAGGCAGCCAACGGCGATGTCCCCGCGGTGGTGCTGGCGTACGGCAAATTCATCCAGAGCCTGATTGACTTCATCATCGTCGCTTTCGCGATCTTCATGGGCGTCAAAGCCATCAACCGCCTGAAGCGCGAAGAGGCCGTTGCGCCAACGCTGCCGCCGGTTCCGACCAAGGAAGAAGAGCTGCTGGAAGAGATCCGCGATCTGCTCAAGGCTCAGAACAATCGGCCCTGA
- a CDS encoding DUF2474 domain-containing protein, whose translation MAGKHSLQEIEAAEKKPLWQRLGWLAMIWTGSVVALFIVASLMRMFMNAAGLTTH comes from the coding sequence ATGGCGGGTAAACATTCCTTGCAGGAAATCGAAGCAGCAGAGAAAAAGCCGCTCTGGCAGCGACTCGGCTGGCTGGCGATGATCTGGACCGGTAGCGTTGTGGCGCTGTTCATCGTGGCCAGCCTGATGCGCATGTTCATGAATGCCGCGGGGCTGACGACCCACTGA
- a CDS encoding methyltransferase, producing MPLLETPFARLDLIRQPEQQNEPLQAFDAADEYLLTHLADQQPSADTRVLVLNDSFGALAASLAGKVQVTSSGDSFLAFQGLEKNLLRNGLPFDAIPGVPASEAFSGPFDRVLIRVPKTLALLEEQLIRLQGQLAPGAQVIAAAMIKHLPRAAGDLLERYIGPVQASLAVKKARLLIATAEDKAPVASPYPTRYRLDAPEIELLNHANVFCREGLDIGTRAFLPHLPKNLGTARVADLGCGNGVLAIASALQNPEAHYTLVDESFMAVQSAAENWRAALGDREVVVRAGDGLAGQEPQSLDVVLCNPPFHQQQVVGDFLAWRMFQQAREALVVGGALYIVGNRHLGYHSKLARLFRGVEQVAATPKFVILKARK from the coding sequence ATGCCTTTGCTCGAAACACCCTTCGCCCGACTCGACCTGATCCGCCAGCCCGAACAGCAGAACGAACCGCTGCAGGCGTTTGACGCCGCAGACGAATACCTGCTCACCCATCTGGCCGACCAACAGCCCTCGGCCGACACTCGGGTTTTGGTGCTCAACGACAGCTTTGGCGCATTGGCCGCCAGCCTGGCGGGCAAGGTTCAAGTGACCAGCAGCGGCGACTCGTTCCTGGCCTTTCAGGGGCTGGAAAAAAATCTGCTCCGTAACGGCCTGCCGTTTGATGCGATACCTGGCGTACCTGCCAGCGAAGCCTTTTCAGGCCCTTTCGATCGGGTACTGATCCGGGTCCCGAAAACTCTCGCCTTGCTGGAAGAACAACTGATTCGTTTGCAGGGCCAACTGGCGCCGGGCGCGCAGGTGATTGCAGCGGCGATGATCAAGCATTTACCTCGCGCTGCGGGCGATCTGCTGGAACGCTACATCGGCCCGGTGCAAGCGTCCTTGGCGGTGAAAAAGGCTCGACTGTTGATCGCGACCGCTGAAGACAAAGCACCTGTCGCATCCCCCTACCCGACCCGTTATCGACTCGACGCGCCTGAGATCGAACTGCTGAATCACGCCAATGTGTTCTGCCGCGAAGGCCTGGACATCGGCACGCGAGCGTTTTTGCCGCACCTGCCGAAGAACCTCGGCACCGCGCGGGTTGCCGACCTCGGTTGTGGCAACGGGGTTTTGGCCATCGCCAGCGCTCTGCAAAACCCTGAGGCCCACTACACGCTCGTGGACGAGTCGTTCATGGCCGTGCAATCGGCAGCCGAAAACTGGCGCGCGGCGCTCGGTGACCGGGAAGTGGTTGTACGTGCCGGCGATGGTTTGGCGGGGCAGGAACCCCAGTCTCTGGACGTTGTACTGTGCAACCCGCCGTTTCACCAACAACAAGTCGTTGGCGACTTCCTGGCCTGGCGCATGTTCCAGCAGGCCCGAGAGGCGCTGGTCGTCGGTGGCGCGCTGTACATCGTCGGCAATCGTCATCTGGGTTATCACAGCAAGCTCGCGCGGTTGTTCCGCGGTGTCGAGCAAGTGGCGGCCACACCCAAGTTCGTGATCCTTAAAGCCCGAAAATAA
- the yjiA gene encoding GTPase yields MSSPIPVTILSGFLGAGKTTLLRHLLKAEHGLKIAVIENEFSDAGIDTQLLGDEPVQVMTLSNGCVCCTIHTDLTKALYLLLERLDSGEIAFDRLVIECTGLADPAPVAQTFFIDEELRERYILDGIITLVDAAHADTHLTQTIAQAQIGFADRLLVSKRDLVDEATFTALSERLTRINRRAPIRVVEHGKIDLAELLDVRGFNLNADLGGGVSLRPVSKAPSIDRISSLVLRTDKPLDIDKLSEFMNELLEDHGKQLLRYKGVLNILGEPRRMVFQGVLKLYGFDWDTEWADDETRESVIVFIADDLPEEKIREGFSRVEA; encoded by the coding sequence TTGTCCTCTCCCATCCCGGTAACAATCCTCAGCGGCTTCCTCGGCGCCGGCAAGACCACGCTGTTGCGCCACCTGCTCAAAGCCGAGCACGGCCTGAAAATCGCCGTGATCGAGAACGAATTCAGTGACGCCGGTATCGACACCCAACTGTTGGGCGACGAGCCGGTGCAAGTGATGACGCTGTCCAACGGCTGCGTTTGCTGCACCATCCACACCGACCTGACCAAGGCCTTGTACCTGCTGCTCGAACGCCTGGACAGCGGCGAAATCGCCTTCGACCGTCTGGTGATCGAATGCACCGGCCTGGCCGACCCGGCACCGGTGGCCCAAACCTTTTTCATCGATGAAGAGCTGCGTGAGCGCTACATTCTCGACGGCATCATTACCCTGGTCGATGCGGCGCACGCTGACACTCACCTGACTCAAACCATCGCCCAGGCGCAGATCGGTTTCGCCGACCGCTTACTGGTGAGCAAGCGCGATCTGGTGGACGAGGCGACCTTTACCGCGCTGAGCGAGCGCCTGACCCGCATCAACCGTCGTGCACCGATCCGCGTGGTCGAGCACGGCAAGATCGATCTGGCCGAATTGCTCGACGTGCGCGGTTTCAATCTTAATGCTGACCTCGGCGGCGGCGTCAGCCTGCGCCCGGTGAGCAAAGCGCCGTCCATCGACCGCATTTCCAGCCTGGTGCTGCGCACCGACAAGCCGCTGGATATCGACAAGCTCAGCGAATTCATGAACGAACTGCTGGAGGACCATGGCAAGCAATTGCTGCGCTACAAAGGCGTATTGAACATCCTTGGCGAGCCACGGCGCATGGTGTTTCAGGGCGTGCTGAAGTTATACGGATTCGATTGGGACACCGAGTGGGCCGACGATGAAACGCGCGAAAGCGTGATCGTGTTCATCGCCGATGATTTGCCGGAAGAGAAGATTCGTGAAGGCTTTTCTCGCGTAGAAGCATAA
- a CDS encoding helix-turn-helix transcriptional regulator gives MERWKESQLNQLSRATEIETAYRISLGFAKNIGFKFFAFSTTYQTKTDHFNTVQLNNYPTDWNIEYEQKNFNAIDPVVAHCNHSRLPVLWSEELFSKTPWLWDALEKQGLQHGWSHSVHDEGSGVCSILSLARSHCPITAFELYENLGFSVFIGRHLHGLIAQTLPKKSAKPVVPHLSPREIDVLRLAADGKTAYESARILNLSARTVNFHVQSAILKLGVNNKISAVIAATKDGILNSSAIR, from the coding sequence ATGGAGAGGTGGAAGGAATCACAACTCAATCAATTATCACGGGCAACGGAGATTGAGACTGCCTACCGGATTTCACTCGGCTTTGCGAAAAACATTGGCTTTAAATTTTTCGCTTTTTCAACAACATACCAAACAAAAACTGACCACTTTAATACAGTCCAGCTCAACAACTACCCGACGGATTGGAACATTGAATATGAACAAAAAAATTTCAACGCAATAGACCCGGTAGTGGCTCACTGCAATCACTCCAGATTGCCTGTCCTTTGGAGCGAAGAGCTTTTTTCCAAGACTCCCTGGTTGTGGGATGCGCTTGAGAAACAAGGATTGCAGCACGGCTGGTCGCATTCGGTGCATGACGAGGGCAGTGGTGTTTGCAGCATTCTGAGCCTGGCCAGAAGCCATTGCCCGATCACTGCGTTTGAGCTGTATGAAAACCTTGGTTTCTCAGTGTTCATCGGGCGCCACCTGCATGGCTTGATCGCACAGACACTGCCCAAGAAATCGGCGAAGCCGGTCGTGCCGCATTTGTCTCCCCGCGAGATCGATGTATTGAGGCTGGCGGCTGATGGCAAGACTGCCTATGAGAGTGCCAGAATCCTCAATCTCAGCGCCCGTACGGTTAATTTTCATGTGCAAAGCGCGATTCTGAAACTGGGAGTCAATAACAAGATTTCCGCAGTCATCGCCGCAACCAAGGACGGTATTCTCAACAGCAGCGCGATTCGCTGA
- a CDS encoding YbdD/YjiX family protein yields MFNDLSRLGKYLGQAARLMVGMPDYDNYVEHMQTKHPDKPVMTYEMFFRERQEARYGGKGGPKCC; encoded by the coding sequence ATGTTCAATGACCTGAGTCGCCTCGGTAAATACCTCGGTCAGGCCGCGCGCCTGATGGTCGGGATGCCCGACTACGACAATTACGTCGAGCATATGCAAACCAAACACCCGGACAAACCGGTGATGACCTATGAGATGTTCTTCCGGGAACGCCAAGAGGCTCGTTACGGTGGCAAGGGTGGGCCGAAGTGCTGTTGA
- the radA gene encoding DNA repair protein RadA codes for MAKAKRMYGCTECGSTFPKWAGQCGECGAWNTLTETMVESGGAAAPSGRTGWTGQQAQIKTLAEVSVEEIPRFSTASSELDRVLGGGLVDGSVVLIGGDPGIGKSTILLQTLCNLAKVMPALYVTGEESQQQVAMRARRLGLPQDQLRVMTETCIETIIATARQEKPKVMVIDSIQTIFTEQLQSAPGGVSQVRESAALLVRYAKQSGTAIFLVGHVTKEGALAGPRVLEHMVDTVLYFEGESDGRLRLLRAVKNRFGAVNELGVFGMTDKGLKEVSNPSAIFLTRAQEEVPGSVVMATWEGTRPMLVEVQALVDDSHLANPRRVTLGLDQNRLAMLLAVLHRHGGIPTHDQDVFLNVVGGVKVLETASDLALMAAVMSSLRNRPLPHDLLVFGEVGLSGEVRPVPSGQERLKEAAKHGFKRAIVPKGNAPKEAPPGLQIIAVTRLEQALDALFE; via the coding sequence ATGGCCAAGGCCAAGCGCATGTACGGCTGCACCGAGTGCGGCTCAACCTTCCCCAAGTGGGCTGGCCAGTGCGGCGAGTGCGGGGCCTGGAACACCCTGACCGAAACCATGGTGGAAAGCGGTGGCGCGGCAGCCCCCAGCGGTCGCACCGGCTGGACCGGTCAACAGGCACAGATCAAGACCCTGGCCGAAGTCAGCGTCGAAGAAATCCCGCGTTTTTCCACAGCGTCGAGCGAGCTCGATCGGGTGTTGGGTGGTGGGCTGGTGGACGGTTCGGTGGTGCTGATCGGCGGTGATCCGGGCATTGGCAAATCGACCATTCTGCTGCAAACCCTGTGCAACCTCGCCAAAGTCATGCCGGCACTGTACGTCACCGGCGAAGAATCCCAGCAGCAAGTGGCCATGCGCGCGCGCCGCCTCGGCTTGCCTCAGGATCAACTGCGGGTGATGACCGAAACCTGCATCGAAACCATCATCGCCACCGCCCGGCAGGAAAAACCCAAGGTAATGGTGATCGACTCGATCCAGACGATCTTCACCGAGCAACTGCAATCGGCACCGGGGGGCGTGTCGCAGGTCAGGGAAAGCGCGGCGTTGCTGGTGCGCTATGCGAAGCAGAGCGGCACGGCCATTTTCCTGGTCGGCCACGTGACCAAGGAAGGCGCTTTGGCGGGGCCGCGAGTGCTGGAGCACATGGTCGACACGGTGCTGTATTTCGAAGGCGAATCCGATGGGCGTTTGCGTTTGCTGCGGGCGGTGAAAAACCGTTTCGGCGCCGTCAACGAACTGGGCGTATTCGGTATGACCGACAAGGGGCTGAAAGAAGTCTCTAACCCTTCGGCGATTTTTCTCACCCGTGCCCAGGAAGAAGTGCCGGGCAGTGTGGTCATGGCGACGTGGGAAGGCACGCGGCCGATGCTGGTGGAAGTCCAGGCGTTGGTGGACGACAGTCACCTGGCCAATCCACGTCGGGTAACGCTGGGTCTGGATCAGAATCGGCTGGCGATGTTGCTGGCGGTGCTGCACCGTCACGGCGGCATTCCGACCCACGATCAGGATGTGTTTCTCAATGTGGTTGGCGGGGTGAAGGTGCTGGAAACGGCCTCCGATCTGGCGCTGATGGCGGCGGTCATGTCCAGTTTGCGCAACCGGCCACTGCCCCACGATCTGTTGGTGTTCGGCGAAGTCGGGCTGTCCGGCGAAGTACGCCCGGTGCCGAGCGGCCAGGAACGCTTGAAAGAAGCCGCCAAGCACGGTTTCAAACGCGCCATCGTGCCTAAGGGCAATGCGCCCAAGGAAGCGCCGCCGGGGTTGCAGATTATTGCCGTAACGCGTTTGGAGCAGGCGCTCGACGCCCTCTTCGAATAA